CTGCCATTTCTTTGTAGACCTACAGAGCTCACCTTCAATATCGAACATCTCTTCTAGTTTCTTAAGCAGATCCTCGTACCGCTCAAACCGTGTCAAATCTACAGCTCTTCCAACAGCGATCCCTTGCATGTGAAcctaagaaatttaaaaaagaaagaaaaactcaGCCAGATAGTCACCACCAACACCTAAGGCCCAACGACTTATTAAAAGAAGGAAGTGGCATGAACCGGTGCAATGTCCAATTCAAAATGTATTGTAATAATAAATGCAATAGTATTCAGTCGATCAGTCAAATGACAGTAATGACAGTAATGACTATGTTGGAATAGTATTCAGTCGACCTAAAGTTGTTTGGAATATTATTCAGTCGACCTAAAGTTTCTGTGCTAAATGGCTCAAGCAATAGTATTCAGTCGACCTAAAGTTGTTTGGAATAGTATTCAGTCGATCTAAAGTTTTTGTGCTAAATGGCTCAAGCAATAGTATTCAGTCGACCTAAAGTTGTTTGGAATAGTATTCAGTCGACCTAAAGTTTCTGTGCTAAATGGCTCAAGCAAGTCAACTCGTATGTCAACTCGTATCACAACACCACCACAGCGGCCATGGATCACCACACCACCACAGCGGCCTGTCAATAGCactctgattttttttattaatttctaaaaatcaaacataatcctcaactataaaaattaaattctcTCTAAACAGAACATAACTTGGATGCTTAAAAATCAAACAGTTAATAAAAGGAAGTAGAACAATTAGGTTCATTGAATCTTCTCCATTATAATTGCCTATCAATAGATAAGCACAATTAAAACATCTCCAGTATTATTTGGGAATAGGAAGCCACTTCCTACCTTTTCAACGCCTCCATGTTATTAATTCATGAATTTGATTAAATCTATTTTTTATGTAGTTTTTGTAGGAACTGATTCTGCATTGAGTAACAAAATGATTCTGCATGAAGtaacaaactgattctgcatggagtaacaaaatgattctgcattgagtaacaaactgattctgcattGAGTCCACATAGCATATGTTATACTGCAGCTCCAAATTTAGAGGGAAGTCAAAAAAGAGAGGTGGGATATCATCCTTTACAGGTCACTATATATCTCTTCATTGTACAGGTTGTCCATTGACTACAGCTATTTGTATTAAACAGTAATTCCTTATGGTTTTTGACATTATTAAGCAAAAACATCATTTCAAAGGATGCAGTTACACAATTCAACCCACTGAGCCAATAAATCCAAGGACTAACGAAAAACAGCATGGTTACCTGTAGATAAACTTAAAGCTCGGACGTACCTGTTCCATATGACCATGTGGAAAGTAAGTAATAAACTCGCTCCCCTTCGTGTGGAAGGGTGACGAGGAGACCAGCGCAAGCATCCTATAAATGTTTTACTTGGATTCTTTTCACTCCTTGGCTTATTAGATGATACATTGTTTTGTTGTCGGCTTATCATCCTAACTTTAAACTACATAAAAAACTTGGATGTATCATGTTAGGTAGATCACTCTCCACTGGATGTAGGTAGCATAAGATATGGCTATCAAATCACACGAGGAACAATTCCCTTACATAGCCATGACCTGTGGTAATCCTTAAACTCAAAGGATCAGAATTTTTCTATAAATGCAAAATGAAGTTTTATAAGTGAGCCAATTCTTAGGGTCTATAAAAACTCAAACATTCCAGTTTAATTAAGTCATCCAGCACTTAGCCTTCTGTCAGAAAACTTGACATACTCCTGCTCATTCACTACAATGAATTTATAACTTCTCTAAAAAACTTAAATACgtttatggtaaaacaatttTAGTAAAagcattaataaaataattactcCCAAAAATCTAACTAAGGCATGGCCTCAATAAGATTTGTATCCACATTAATGCATAGTTTGATACCCTACTCTTATCGCTAGGTACAAGAGTTTGATTGCCATCACTTTATGTACGAGAAATTGGCAATTTAACCTCCGAGTTGTTTTGGTGCCATTTGAATGGGAGAACCAACATTGAAGACACAAGTAGTATATTGTCAAGCAAGGAGTATAAAGTTATAAACCAACCATCTAAAATAAAAACACGAACAAAGTGCCAGCACAATCACACTGGCTATAAGGgaaagaagagggagagagagagagagagcaaataATTGAAAGAAGCAGACTAAAAACTAACTGAGTCGAGTCAGTCGCACACAGCCAGGTTCTCATACTCTTTGCCAGAGATGGCTGCTTCCATGACATGGTACGGGCCAACTTCCCCATTACTATCCAAGAACAACTTCAACAAGTTGTCCGAGAAGCCATCCAGGGTGCTCACCCCTGGTCGCCTACAAGGCGCCACGGGAGTCCCCCATGACTGGAGCTTCCAATACACAATCTGCGGCACCGCATCTTCGTACCCTTTCGCCTTAAACTTGTTTTGTATTGCCTCATAATCAGACTCCGCCAGGTCAATGGTTTGGAAGTCGGTCAACACCAAGACCTTCTTGATCATCTGATCCGGCCTCAAATTCCCATCCACAGCCACCTCGAGAATCAGATCAAACACTTTGCCAAGATCAATTTCCAGGGCGCAATGCATCCTCCTCACAAACGCGCACATGGACTTGAGATCATCATCGCCCTGCGGTGTGGCCAAATTGTGCAGCTGAGGGTTCGAACTGAAATTGATCACCTTTCCTTTCCACGGCTCTTCACTCAGTTGGGACGCCAAGACTGACAAGGCCACCGACACATTCATGTGGGCCACTGTAGGCGAGACGTTACACACGGCCAAGCAGTTGCTCAACTTATTGCCCTGCTTCAAGTAGATGTCCTCCACCATTCTCCTCCACTGAAGCTCAGCTGCTTGCCCGACATCCTCATCATCCACGTACCCTATGATGTCATGTGGGAGGAGAGCGCCGGGCTCAATGGGCTGGCCGAGGCCGCCTTTCAACTCATCCAAATACTTCTTAACGGGGCAGAATCCTCGATGAGTGAGCGAGGAGTTAGAGAGCAAGAAGTTTGTCAAGGGCACCAGCACCTCCGTCCGGAGGCGAGCTCGGACTCTCTGGGCGTAATCAAGGCCTTGGTATTCCTCCTCCGGGCATGATTCTTCTCGGGGGAAAAGAATCCTGGCAATGCTTTCGCAGAGCAGAGTGGAGGAGCGGTCCAGGGAGGAGCCGATGGGAGGGCAATACAACGCTGCTGAGCTTATGTCCATGTaaggctgctgctgctgctgcttcaaGTTTCGCATATCAGAGCGCAAGTGGTCCGCAAAGAGATCAGAAACCCGGTCGAGTAAGAAGCGATAATCCGAGTCACCCTCGTACCTGTCACGGGCTCGTGCAAGGCGGTTGAGAATCTGGACGAAGTCATCCATAGTCCCGACCGACTCGGTAAACTCGCCGGCGATAGAGGCGGCGTTGCAGGCAAGAGTCTTGGGGTGGTTGCGGTGGAGCCATAAGGCGGCACTGTAGAAGGCTTTTTCATCAGATTTTCCGAGATCATTCGAATCGTCCCGTAGGTTACAAATGAGCTTGAGGGTGGTGAGGGGATTGTGGGACCAGGCCATCGGCAGCACTTGGTTGAGATATTTATAGGCCGTCCGCGTCCGGGTGGCTGGGTCTGGTTGGACTTGGACGCCAAAATACAGATCAAGGCAAGGGTCCCCCATGGATTGGGGTTGTTTGCGCAGATCTGCGTCTGAAGGCGGGGGAGGACGAAGAAGAAGATCAGCAGCAGCGGTTGTGTAATTGCTTGCCTTCACAACCGAGGGGAGGATTTTTTTGGCAGGAttcgtcatcatcatcttcatcgttactttgtttttgtttttttgaaacCGGTTTTGTTCGCAGGGTCGGGGCGTTGGGTGTTTCTTTGGTACTAGGTAGTATGGAATACCACGACAATTGAATGACGTGGATCCCGGAAAACCAAACTATTAAATGCCCGTATCAGTATCAGCCGTGAGAATGCAATAATCTATTGTCATCCATAAATAAGGgaagaacaaacaaacaactagAATGTGATTAGGTTTCTTAATAATAAtgacaacaaacaaacaactagAATGCGATTAGAtttccttaataataataataacaacaaaCAATTAGAATGTGATTAGATTTCCTTAACGATAATAATTAGAATGCGAATGGATTTCCTTAACAATAATAACAACAAACAAGTATTAGAATGCGAATGGATTTCCATAACAATAATTAGAATGCGATTAAATTATCAAGTCTTACATTTCAAGAAGTTGAATCCACGGAGAATAATATTTTAGTTAAACATCTGCAAGAAGAGCTTAGAAACTTTGTAAGTTTTGTTGCCGATCTTTTCTTTCTAATGAATCAAATTGTTTCTTCCTATTGAATCTTCAGGTTCTCTATGAAGTTGATTGATGATCATTCTTAattagttcttttttttttacaaaaaaatcttCAGCCCTCGAAAGATTAATTTTTGGTTTGGCGGTTTATAAAATTCTGAACATTAATGATTAAGTAGCCAATATGTCTGTATATGTTCGATGGTGCATGCATTGTTAGTTTGGTAATGTGATTTGGGTCATTTGGCCAAGGGGTAAGGAGTATATTGTTATGCGTAGTTGTGGTAGTTTGAGTTTTGCCTCATCAACCTTTTATATTTCAGCATAGATTTTGTATTGTTATAGAAGATGAAGAAGGGTAAAAGTTTATCATTTGGTATAAAAGAAATTGTAGAATtctgaacaaaaagaaaaattttaaaatacttTGGGCGAGaatattttcttttgtgttATTAGGAAGTTTGAACAGATTTCGAGAAGCTCCCGTTTGAAAGAGAGTTGTGTATGACTGATTTCATCTTTTCTAGACTAATATCTTTCTCTTGACTAGATATGTCCCTCCTTTGACTAGTCTGCATTTCTTTTGTATTTCAATAacattttctttctaaattccTAGGATGCTGAAGTAAGGGAAGCAAGAAAGCTGAAGTCAGCTCATGAAAATGTTGAgttattgaaggaaaaattgttgGAAGAAAAGAGGCGTAGAGAGAGGGTAGAAGCAGAGTTATCCAAACGACAAGAATTACAGCTTAGTATGAAGAAGTTGGAGGATGAATTGACTTCTTGGAAGTTGATCATTGAAGACATTCCAGGCGTGTCATGTTCTGAGGATTTACCAGTTAAATTCGCATCATTACAAAAGTATGTGAATAGCTCATTTCAGTCCTTTGAACCAGCATTGTTAGATCATTTAGACGAATGAATAAATTCATAAGCAGAGGCCTAAACAGTGAGGCTTTCCTTGATGCATCTTATTCTTCTTCCATTGACAGATTGATGTGCAACTACAGCTGAATCCAGCGATTCCTTGACCCTTTTCTTCTTGAAAATCATCTCATTTCCTTGCGGGGTGATTTCAGCAGGCGCCTTATTGTACATTGTCCCCCAATCATCAACCTCACTACCGTCCTTTGAATTCCGGACCTGCCATACACACCGCAAGCAATAGGCAACAGGCAATAGGGCTACCAAACGGAAAGTAATATATAACCACAATGCTAAGAAGGAGTTGATCTGCCATCCCTCTAAACAGAATTTTGAAGTATCCTAGTTCTAGCAGACAACGCATCTATGCTACCCATTAAATATTAGCACAAGCAGTGACCTAACATTAACAACCTTCATTTCACAACACActatatttttagtttggttTCCAAATGAAAGACCATGCCTCTTAACACGGGCAGGAACCTATCATATCATGTTCAGACTCAACTTGAAGAGTGACTTCGGGAGAGGGAATTGCTGCAGTCTCAACTTGTACCGTTGTAGGCTGCTTCTGCCTTTTCTGATAAGTTTTGTGGACAACCGGAGGTACAATTCCCTGATTCTTATCCGTTATCTACTGATCCTATTGAATCTAACCTTGATAATTTAGAACCTCTTATCAACCGACAACAGAAGCCTCTTGCAACCCCATATAAAAAGACCACTGCTCCACAAAAGGGGCTTACAGATGATGCgaccaaaaagaaacaaaacgggGGTACAAACAATGCAGAATCAGCAGCAGTCGTGACCAGTAAGGAACAGCACAATTAGAATACAGAAAGAAAATGACAGTGAACATTTTTCACTTTCCAACACTTACTCCCTAAACAAGCAGAACCCACAACCAAGTGgataattaatattatttggcaatcCTATTCATCCTGAGCAACATTTCATCACTAATTATTATATGAAGTGTCTCGGTTAATCGCATTTCAGGCACAATCTCGAAAACAACCAGGCCATAAACTAGTCAAAACTAACGGCACAAATAAACCGATGAACTACATATAGTGAATCAGTTAAAATTGGAAGAACTCTTCATTCCtcagcaaacaaacaaatacgATTACGAATACCAATACAAATATACAAATGCATAACAgaaatccaaaatccaaaatccaaaatcACAAATCCCAATCCCGATGTACGCCGTAAATTACATAacagaaattcaaaatttgcaGTCCAATACGTAAAGATTGATAAGAAAAAACGACCTGTTGATTCCGAGACAGCTCTTCCTCAACCTCAAGAGACTTGACTCTTCTTcgttcctcttcctcttcttgctcCTGAATTTGTTTCTTCCTCTTAATCTCCATGGCTTCGATTCACGCCCTCTCTCGCTCCTCGAAATtttcctctctccctccctcttctTCATTGCTTTCCTCTTCTCCTTCCCATTCCTCGCTTTCTCTGCTCCTAAACGCTCCGGTTTGGGCTCAATAACtcattctcctcctcctcctccttcggCCACCGCCACCACCATTGTCGTCCCCTGTTTTCAAATACACACTGTCGTTTTAGCCTCTTTACACACACTCacgtttttgttttcctttaatttatttgaacgAAGCTCGAAAATAAAACCACACTCCTCCTTAATGTTTTCGTCtaatttattttcatatttatgcataaaaataaaaacacaacgTTCCTCTTTAATCATTATCATTATTTCctgttaattttatttaatttgatgcCCAAAAAATTTAAAGGCACTCGCATTTAATCACTCTTTTAGTTTTTGTTGGGTTAATTACACTAACATCCACTGAGGTATATCGAGTTTTCACAAAACTCTCTCACGTTTGAGACATTACACTAACACCCCCTCaggttttaattcaccttcACATAACCCCTTTAGTCAAAATTATGCTAATAAACTGACAATTTTATCCTTATAACTAATActtaaacaataaataaataaaatctttataatttatacaaaaaataaattaaacattaaatagtatcaccatcttcatcttctttttcgcttcatcttctttttcccTGCTAAGAAGGGTTATGTACAATGGGATTCTAATTCACAAGCATTCTGCTTGCATCCATAAGAAAAtaattaacaacaacaaaatttcaGTTTCATGAAAAATTACTTTGATATTCCAAAACAAGTCAAGAGGCGCAAGAGGAATCAACTGAATTTGCAACTTGTAATGAAATTTCTTGTATTTAAGTCTAATTCTATTCTTTCGAACCAAAAATATAAGCAGACGGTTGATTTTCCTCCTCAAATTAATTTCCAGATAAAAGAGTAAAAAGAGTAAAACGAGAATTCCTGAAAAATAATGGAGCATCGATGCATAAACCTGTTGAATAACTTATAGTTATCATAAAGTTCATAACCTCTATGCTTGTAGAGCCTTTATGCCCCTCCCATTTTGTGAAAGccctgatatatatatattaataagaTGTAGAataagaattaaagttgaatatttaataacaaatttactaaataaattaaaacatgtCTTACTTGTTTCCacttcttccatttccttgtaGAATTGAAGCTTATCTTCCGTTGGTTCtttgtagaagtttacttcatccGCCTTAAGCCAATCAGTCAAATGACAGTAATGACTATGTTGGAATAGTATTCAGTCGACCTAAAGTTGTTTGGAATATTATTCAGTCGACCTAAAGTTTCTGTGCTAAATGGCTCAAGCAATAGTATTCAGTCGACCTAAAGTTGTTTGGAATAGTATTCAGTCGATCTAAAGTTTTTGTGCTAAATGGCTCAAGCAATAGTATTCAGTCGACCTAAAGTTGTTTGGAATAGTATTCAGTCGACCTAAAGTTTCTGTGCTAAATGGCTCAAGCAAGTCAACTCGTATGTCAACTCGTATCACAACACCACCACAGCGGCCATGGATCACCACACCACCATAGCGGCCTGTCAATAGCactctgattttttttattaatttctaaaaatcaaacataatcctcaactaaaaaaattaaattctctCTAAACAGAACATAACTTTGATGCTTaaaaatcaaacaattaataaaaGGAAGTAGAACAATTAGGTTCATTGAATCTTCTCCATTATAATTGCCTATCAATAGATAAGCACAATTAAAACATCTCCAGTATTATTTGGGAATAGGAAGCCACTTCCTACCTTTTCAACGCCTCCATGTTATTAATACATGAATTTGATTAAATCTATTTTTTATGTAGTTTTTGTAGGAACTAATTCTGCATTGAGTAACAAAATGATTCTGCATGAAGtaacaaactgattctgcatgGAGTAACAAAATGATTCTGCATTGAGTAACAAATTGATTATGCATTGAGtaacaaactgattctgcattGAGTAATGTAGTTTTTGTAGTAACTGATTCTGCATTGAGTAACAAAATGATTCTGCATGAAGtaacaaactgattctgcattGAGTAACAAACTGATTCTGCGTTGAGTAACAAAATGATTCTGCATTAAGtaacaaactgattctgcattGAGTAATAAACTGATTCTGCATTGAGTAATAAACTCATTCtgcagaaaacaaaaaagtatAAAACTAATCTAATAATAGCTtccaaaaaatggaaaataatcCATGTAATCCATGACATTCAAGCCCCGCGTGTCTAATCTTTCCTAAATCTAAGTTTCTGTCCAAAGTGGTTCGAGCCATCATCTTTAACAGTGAACCCCGTCATATTTCGAAATCAAATAACCCCTTTAGTCAAAATTATGCTAATAAACTGACAATTTTATCCTTATAACTAATActtaaacaataaataaataaaatctttataatttatacaaaaaataaattaaacattaaatagtatcaccatcttcatcttctttttcgcttcatcttctttttcccTGCTAAGAAGGGTTATGTACAATGGGATTCTAATTCACAAGCATTCTGCTTGCATCCATAAGAAAAtaattaacaacaacaaaatttcaGTTTCATGAAAAATTACTTTGATATTCCAAAACAAGTCAAGAGGCGCAAGAGGAATCAACTGAATTTGCAACTTGTAATGAAATTTCTTGTATTTAAGTCTAATTCTATTCTTTCGAACCAAAAATATAAGCAGACGGTTGATTTTCCTCCTCAAATTAATTTCCAGATAAAAGAGTAAAAAGAGTAAAACGAGAATTCCTGAAAAATAATGGAGCATCGATGCATAAACCTGCTGAATAACTTATAGTTATCATAAAGTTCATAACCTCTATGCTTGTAGAGCCTTTAtgcctaatatatgtaataatacatgcttagttaagtcaacaaattatattttacatataaatgtaggtaaattatttcacacacatatatataacaaaaaaaaaaaagcctggTATACctaaaaattcatgcaaaataatttacctacaaaaaatgttatttgattcagtgCACCTACTATtcgaattttaaaatgttagattgcttaaaaaaagaaaaataatttcccacctatatgtaaaatacatgcaaaataatttacccacATAATAAGGCAAACCCAATGTATGCAAAATAATGTACctacataaaaaatattattattttattcaatactattttacctattattttgtacatataataataaaaagtgcccaatatatatgatgatacatacaaaatatatgttatttgctcatcataaatttacatataggtAGATTAATTAGTATATGTAGTACTGTGCATACAtacgtacatacatacatacatatacatatatagaccTTGCGGTAGTACCATACACATTTAaacgtatatatgtatatatatatatatatatatatatatctgtgtgtgtgtgtgtgtgtgtgtgtgtgtgttaggggtaataatatgcaataaattatttgttcattgtaattaaggtgagtaataatatttattgatttattttgaatGTTGTGGTACAAGTTGTAAGTATATAGTTAATTTGATATGAATACATCTAATTTAGCACAGGTACGTTTTAGTTTGAGAATAAATTATGTACATTTTAATTTGAGAATAAATTATGTTGGTACAtgtcaatgtttattttcaaaGAACGAGGATacatttcaattcaatcataCTCAAATTTTTAGAGACTAAAACAAAGAATGATAAATCTTTACACAGGTGGTcagcaacataaaaaaaaaccaaaacaaaattaaaaaaattagggcCACCACCTACATGGGGTGGTTTTGGTAcgattaccgtaccaaaacctcTGTACCGATTACCATACCAAatatttggtacaacaaaatcTATTAccgttaccgtaccaaactttcggtataccaaaTAGTTTGGTTGGTATGGTATACCAATGGTAATTACCACTTTGTTTTAGGCCACTTCGTTTGCCCAAAATCTAATATTTTTCTAACCTAATTCAAGAAGTTACAAGCCATAGAAGTTTCCACAATATAACTATAACACGCGTTCCCAATCCATAGAAGTTACAAGCCAAATCAAATAGAAGTTAAGTgtacaaaccaaatgaaaattggaaattCGAATAGAAGTTAACATTTCAAACTAAATCaacttaaaactttaaaaagtaaaaatgctTTGATCAATTCTTCAAGCTTTGAGATATAGATGCatttggaggaggcattgaacttgtagaagattgaggTTGAGCttgtgtcaagcctacattacaaagtacatatacatatatatatatatatatatatatatatatatatattaataagaTGTAGAataagaattaaagttgaatatttaataacaaatttactaaataaattaaaacatgtCTTACTTGTTTCCacttcttccatttccttgtaGAATTGAAGCTTATCTTCCGTTGGTTCtttgtagaagtttacttcatccGCCTTAAGCCAATCAGTCAAATGACAGTAATGACTATGTTGGAATAGTATTCAGTCGACCTAAAGTTGTTTGGAATATTATTCAGTCGACCTAAAGTTTCTGTGCTAAATGGCTCAAGCAATAGTATTCAGTCGACCTAAAGTTGTTTGGAATAGTATTCAGTCGATCTAAAGTTTTTGTGCTAAATGGCTCAAGCAATAGTATTCAGTCGACCTAAAGTTGTTTGGAATAGTATTCAGTCGACCTAAAGTTTCTGTGCTAAATGGCTCAAGCAAGTCAACTCGTATGTCAACTCGTATCACAACACCACCACAGCGGCCATGGATCACCACACCACCACAGCGGCCTGTCAATAGCactctgattttttttattaatttctaaaaatcaaacataatcctcaactaaaaaaattaaattctctCTAAACAGAACATAACTTGGATGCTTAAAAATCAAACAGTTAATAAAAGGAAGTAGAACAATTAGGTTCATTGAATCTTCTCCATTATAATTGCCTATCAATAGATAAGCACAATTAAAACATCTCCAGTATTATTTGGGAATAGGAAGCCACTTCCTACCTTTTCAACGCCTCCATGTTATTAATTCATGAATTTGATTAAATCTATTTTTTATGTAGTTTTTGTAGGAACTGATTCTGCATTGAGTAACAAAATGATTCTGCATGAAGtaacaaactgattctgcatgGAGTAACAAAATGATTCTGCATTGAGTAACAAACTGATTCTGTATTGAGTAATGTAGTTTTTGTAGTAACTGATTCTGCATTGAGtaacaaactgattctgcattGAGTAACAAACTGATTCTGCGTTGAGTAACAAAATGATTCTGCATTGAGTAATAAACTGATTCTGCATTGAGTAATAAACTCATTCtgcagaaaacaaaaaagtatAAAACTAATCTAATAATAGCTtccaaaaaatggaaaataatcCATGTAATCCATGACATTCAAGCCCCGCGTGTCTAATCTTTCCTAAATCTAAGTTTCTGTCCAAAGTGGTTCGAGCCATCATCTTTAACAATGAACCCCGTCATATTTCGAAATCAAATAACAATGAGTCGACCAAATACAGTTATGGAGTATATCATTTAGTCGATCTAAGGTAACTCTGTGTTAGTTTCTGTGTTAAATGGCTCGAGCCATCTTTAACTGTAAATCCAAatgggaaaatgatacatttccATGCCTTGGCTGGAAATAGATATACGACTTTGGTGACTCATGCAGTGTAGCAGATGTGTACCCTTAGAGAATGGGTGAAAAACAATTTTGAATTCGTATATGCATgcccatacatacatacatatatatatatatatatatatatatatatatatatatatatattaaaaaatagcATACCAATAATTTGGTATATTATTGGTATGTTATGTAATCCAAACTTGTGTACAAATTAGTATTTTGatatgttatttattttttgtttggataCGTACCAAGCTACTGGTACATTTATATTATCATAATTTTGGTATGTAAAAAGTTAACGGCAAATTATGTGTAACCCTAAAACTTATCGGTATGTTTCAAGCTAATATGGGTACATTTTCATTCGGAACATGTATGTTTCAAGTTAGTAAGCATATAGTTTAATTTGATATGAATACATCTAATTTAGCACAGGTACGTTTTAGTTTGAGAATAAATTGTGTACATTTTAATTTGAGAATAAATTGTGTTGGTACATgtcaatgtttatttttaaagaacGATAATACATTTCAATTCAGTCATACTCAAATTTTTAGAGACTAAAGCAAAGAATGATAAATCTTTACTATCAAACAGGTGGTcagcaacataaaaaaaaaccaaaacaaaattaaaaaaattagggcCACCACCTACATCTATCGCCTTCTCCTCTTCTCCAAACTTTTTTCCTCTTTGCACTTCCTCCCGAACAGCCGCCATGGATCACCACACCACCACAGCGGCCCGTCAATAGCactctgattttttttattaatttctaaaaatcaaacataatcctcaactaaaaaaattaaattctctCTAAACAGAACATAACTTGGATGCTTAAAAATCAAACAGTTATGGAGTACAACATTTAGTCCACCTAAGGTAACTCTGTGTTAGCTTCTGTGCTCAATAGCTCGAGCCATCTTTAACAGTGAACCCCGTCATATTTCGAATTCAAATAACAATGAGTAGACCAAATACAGTTATGGAGTATCTCATTTAGTCGACCTTTTAACACATCTTACAGGGAACACGGATGacacatcacgtgtttttatgtaagtgatgaaaaattttaatttttaagttattatccttttaacacacataagtcattatttttataaaaacacgtgatgtacca
Above is a window of Malus sylvestris chromosome 15, drMalSylv7.2, whole genome shotgun sequence DNA encoding:
- the LOC126601502 gene encoding uncharacterized protein LOC126601502, encoding MKMMMTNPAKKILPSVVKASNYTTAAADLLLRPPPPSDADLRKQPQSMGDPCLDLYFGVQVQPDPATRTRTAYKYLNQVLPMAWSHNPLTTLKLICNLRDDSNDLGKSDEKAFYSAALWLHRNHPKTLACNAASIAGEFTESVGTMDDFVQILNRLARARDRYEGDSDYRFLLDRVSDLFADHLRSDMRNLKQQQQQPYMDISSAALYCPPIGSSLDRSSTLLCESIARILFPREESCPEEEYQGLDYAQRVRARLRTEVLVPLTNFLLSNSSLTHRGFCPVKKYLDELKGGLGQPIEPGALLPHDIIGYVDDEDVGQAAELQWRRMVEDIYLKQGNKLSNCLAVCNVSPTVAHMNVSVALSVLASQLSEEPWKGKVINFSSNPQLHNLATPQGDDDLKSMCAFVRRMHCALEIDLGKVFDLILEVAVDGNLRPDQMIKKVLVLTDFQTIDLAESDYEAIQNKFKAKGYEDAVPQIVYWKLQSWGTPVAPCRRPGVSTLDGFSDNLLKLFLDSNGEVGPYHVMEAAISGKEYENLAVCD
- the LOC126601518 gene encoding uncharacterized protein LOC126601518, coding for MEIKRKKQIQEQEEEEERRRVKSLEVEEELSRNQQVRNSKDGSEVDDWGTMYNKAPAEITPQGNEMIFKKKRVKESLDSAVVAHQSVNGRRIRCIKESLTV